Proteins encoded within one genomic window of Brassica rapa cultivar Chiifu-401-42 chromosome A09, CAAS_Brap_v3.01, whole genome shotgun sequence:
- the LOC103837735 gene encoding OVARIAN TUMOR DOMAIN-containing deubiquitinating enzyme 7 isoform X3: MAKAKQQKSSKPKKQPRQVENKKKKKEGKDCDLSQFRAQLDALGLKIIQVTADGNCFFRSLADQLEGNEDEHSKYRSMVVQYIVKNREMFEPFIEDDVPFEDYCKTMDDDGTWAGNMELQAASLVTRSNICIHRSMSPRWYIRNFDDARTRMIHLSYHDGEHYNSVRSKEDACGGPARPVVIEADAKVSAASKQAKATESKSKTRSDKCDVDAGDVKVVMSGSCCDNAEKAEQVLVQVNGDVDAAIEFLIAEQGIESLTENAAEITNGKEASDSTMESNEATNEEESSSCSNIETVLAKCSLQNDEKIPRNKACPCGSKKKYKSCCGTATGRSSVKLSQTVESKKGRKNLRRGTPNEVETNAPDVGALCI, translated from the exons ATGGCAAAAGCTAAGCAGCAAAAATCATCTAAGCCTAAGAAACAACCGCGTCAG GtggagaataagaagaagaagaaggaaggaaAGGATTGTGATCTCTCTCAGTTCCGTGCTCAGCTTGACGCCTTGGGGCTTAAGATCATCCAAGTCACCGCCGACGGTAATTGCTTCTTCAG GTCACTTGCAGATCAGTTAGAAGGCAACGAGGATGAACACAGCAAGTATCGAAGCATGGTTGTACAGTACATAGTG AAGAATCGTGAAATGTTTGAGCCTTTTATTGAAGACGATGTTCCTTTTGAGGATTACTGTAAAACAATGGACGATGATGGGACTTGGGCTGGGAACATGGAGTTACAAGCAGCGTCTCTTGTCACTCGTAGTAACATATGTATCCACAGG AGTATGTCACCTCGTTGGTATATACGCAACTTTGATGATGCAAGAACCCGCATGATCCATCT GTCTTACCACGATGGGGAACATTATAATAGTGTGCGTTCCAAGGAAGATGCTTGTGGAGGACCAGCTAGGCCTGTTGTGATAGAG GCTGATGCTAAAGTGTCAGCAGCATCTAAACAAGCGAAAGCCACGGAGAGCAAGTCGAAAACCAGAAGTGATAAGTGTGATGTGGATGCTGGGGATGTTAAAGTAGTCATGTCTGGTAGTTGTTGTGACAATGCTGAGAAAGCTGAACAG GTTCTAGTACAAGTAAACGGTGATGTGGATGCTGCGATAGAGTTTTTGATAGCAGAGCAAGGAATTGAGTCTTTGACTGAAAATGCAGCAGAGATCACTAATGGGAAGGAAGCGAGTGACAGTACAATGGAAAGCAATGAGGCTACCAATGAGGAGGAGTCATCTAGCTGCAGTAACATAGAGACAGTCCTTGCCAAGTGCAGCTTACAGAACGATGAGAAG ATCCCAAGGAATAAAGCATGTCCATGTGGTTCTAAGAAGAAATACAAGTCCTGCTGCGGAACAGCAACTGGGAGATCCTCTGTTAAACT GAGCCAAACAGTGGAGTCAAAGAAGGGGAGAAAGAATCTAAGGAGAGGAACACCGAATGAAGTTGAAACAAATG
- the LOC103837735 gene encoding OVARIAN TUMOR DOMAIN-containing deubiquitinating enzyme 7 isoform X1 encodes MAKAKQQKSSKPKKQPRQVENKKKKKEGKDCDLSQFRAQLDALGLKIIQVTADGNCFFRSLADQLEGNEDEHSKYRSMVVQYIVKNREMFEPFIEDDVPFEDYCKTMDDDGTWAGNMELQAASLVTRSNICIHRSMSPRWYIRNFDDARTRMIHLSYHDGEHYNSVRSKEDACGGPARPVVIEADAKVSAASKQAKATESKSKTRSDKCDVDAGDVKVVMSGSCCDNAEKAEQVLVQVNGDVDAAIEFLIAEQGIESLTENAAEITNGKEASDSTMESNEATNEEESSSCSNIETVLAKCSLQNDEKIPRNKACPCGSKKKYKSCCGTATGRSSVKLLVSQTVESKKGRKNLRRGTPNEVETNAPDVGALCI; translated from the exons ATGGCAAAAGCTAAGCAGCAAAAATCATCTAAGCCTAAGAAACAACCGCGTCAG GtggagaataagaagaagaagaaggaaggaaAGGATTGTGATCTCTCTCAGTTCCGTGCTCAGCTTGACGCCTTGGGGCTTAAGATCATCCAAGTCACCGCCGACGGTAATTGCTTCTTCAG GTCACTTGCAGATCAGTTAGAAGGCAACGAGGATGAACACAGCAAGTATCGAAGCATGGTTGTACAGTACATAGTG AAGAATCGTGAAATGTTTGAGCCTTTTATTGAAGACGATGTTCCTTTTGAGGATTACTGTAAAACAATGGACGATGATGGGACTTGGGCTGGGAACATGGAGTTACAAGCAGCGTCTCTTGTCACTCGTAGTAACATATGTATCCACAGG AGTATGTCACCTCGTTGGTATATACGCAACTTTGATGATGCAAGAACCCGCATGATCCATCT GTCTTACCACGATGGGGAACATTATAATAGTGTGCGTTCCAAGGAAGATGCTTGTGGAGGACCAGCTAGGCCTGTTGTGATAGAG GCTGATGCTAAAGTGTCAGCAGCATCTAAACAAGCGAAAGCCACGGAGAGCAAGTCGAAAACCAGAAGTGATAAGTGTGATGTGGATGCTGGGGATGTTAAAGTAGTCATGTCTGGTAGTTGTTGTGACAATGCTGAGAAAGCTGAACAG GTTCTAGTACAAGTAAACGGTGATGTGGATGCTGCGATAGAGTTTTTGATAGCAGAGCAAGGAATTGAGTCTTTGACTGAAAATGCAGCAGAGATCACTAATGGGAAGGAAGCGAGTGACAGTACAATGGAAAGCAATGAGGCTACCAATGAGGAGGAGTCATCTAGCTGCAGTAACATAGAGACAGTCCTTGCCAAGTGCAGCTTACAGAACGATGAGAAG ATCCCAAGGAATAAAGCATGTCCATGTGGTTCTAAGAAGAAATACAAGTCCTGCTGCGGAACAGCAACTGGGAGATCCTCTGTTAAACTGTTAGT GAGCCAAACAGTGGAGTCAAAGAAGGGGAGAAAGAATCTAAGGAGAGGAACACCGAATGAAGTTGAAACAAATG
- the LOC103837735 gene encoding OVARIAN TUMOR DOMAIN-containing deubiquitinating enzyme 7 isoform X2, with amino-acid sequence MAKAKQQKSSKPKKQPRQVENKKKKKEGKDCDLSQFRAQLDALGLKIIQVTADGNCFFRSLADQLEGNEDEHSKYRSMVVQYIVNREMFEPFIEDDVPFEDYCKTMDDDGTWAGNMELQAASLVTRSNICIHRSMSPRWYIRNFDDARTRMIHLSYHDGEHYNSVRSKEDACGGPARPVVIEADAKVSAASKQAKATESKSKTRSDKCDVDAGDVKVVMSGSCCDNAEKAEQVLVQVNGDVDAAIEFLIAEQGIESLTENAAEITNGKEASDSTMESNEATNEEESSSCSNIETVLAKCSLQNDEKIPRNKACPCGSKKKYKSCCGTATGRSSVKLLVSQTVESKKGRKNLRRGTPNEVETNAPDVGALCI; translated from the exons ATGGCAAAAGCTAAGCAGCAAAAATCATCTAAGCCTAAGAAACAACCGCGTCAG GtggagaataagaagaagaagaaggaaggaaAGGATTGTGATCTCTCTCAGTTCCGTGCTCAGCTTGACGCCTTGGGGCTTAAGATCATCCAAGTCACCGCCGACGGTAATTGCTTCTTCAG GTCACTTGCAGATCAGTTAGAAGGCAACGAGGATGAACACAGCAAGTATCGAAGCATGGTTGTACAGTACATAGTG AATCGTGAAATGTTTGAGCCTTTTATTGAAGACGATGTTCCTTTTGAGGATTACTGTAAAACAATGGACGATGATGGGACTTGGGCTGGGAACATGGAGTTACAAGCAGCGTCTCTTGTCACTCGTAGTAACATATGTATCCACAGG AGTATGTCACCTCGTTGGTATATACGCAACTTTGATGATGCAAGAACCCGCATGATCCATCT GTCTTACCACGATGGGGAACATTATAATAGTGTGCGTTCCAAGGAAGATGCTTGTGGAGGACCAGCTAGGCCTGTTGTGATAGAG GCTGATGCTAAAGTGTCAGCAGCATCTAAACAAGCGAAAGCCACGGAGAGCAAGTCGAAAACCAGAAGTGATAAGTGTGATGTGGATGCTGGGGATGTTAAAGTAGTCATGTCTGGTAGTTGTTGTGACAATGCTGAGAAAGCTGAACAG GTTCTAGTACAAGTAAACGGTGATGTGGATGCTGCGATAGAGTTTTTGATAGCAGAGCAAGGAATTGAGTCTTTGACTGAAAATGCAGCAGAGATCACTAATGGGAAGGAAGCGAGTGACAGTACAATGGAAAGCAATGAGGCTACCAATGAGGAGGAGTCATCTAGCTGCAGTAACATAGAGACAGTCCTTGCCAAGTGCAGCTTACAGAACGATGAGAAG ATCCCAAGGAATAAAGCATGTCCATGTGGTTCTAAGAAGAAATACAAGTCCTGCTGCGGAACAGCAACTGGGAGATCCTCTGTTAAACTGTTAGT GAGCCAAACAGTGGAGTCAAAGAAGGGGAGAAAGAATCTAAGGAGAGGAACACCGAATGAAGTTGAAACAAATG
- the LOC103837763 gene encoding uncharacterized protein LOC103837763: MLSGDSLWGKWIRVNLLKGKSFWEVKSNVQNGSWMWRKMLKLREVAKLFYMKEVGNGRHTSFWFDKWSEKGPLIDILGDRGIIDMGVRREATLEEVVLNTRRRRRHRTEQLKDIETELSDIVRNFDAEKEDLCLWKRKAGYAKSFSTFETWQQLRECKSQCLWANGVWISQATPKYAFMMWLAVRNRMSTLDRVALWCQGLDTTCVLCKSAAESRDHLFFECSFSTQVWEYIAKGVLRSSYTNVWSEILTLAVDERREKMSKFCLRYALHATLYAVWGERNKIKHGDKPLPLLALNRMVEKGIRNKISVMRGKRIKGMDKLMQFWFQTRM, from the coding sequence ATGCTTTCGGGAGACTCCTTATGGGGGAAATGGATAAGGGTAAATCTTCTGAAAGGAAAGAGCTTTTGGGAAGTAAAGTCTAATGTGCAAAACGGTTCTTGGATGTGGCGGAAGATGTTGAAACTAAGAGAGGTCGCGAAGCTGTTCTATATGAAAGAAGTGGGGAATGGGAGACATACGTCTTTCTGGTTTGACAAATGGTCTGAGAAAGGCCCTCTGATTGACATACTGGGTGATCGTGGTATTATAGATATGGGAGTAAGAAGAGAAGCGACATTGGAGGAGGTGGTTCTTAataccagaagaagaagaaggcatcGTACGGAGCAGCTGAAAGACATTGAGACTGAACTGAGTGATATTGTGAGGAATTTTGATGCAGAGAAAGAGGATTTATGTTTGTGGAAAAGGAAAGCTGGATATGCTAAGAGTTTCTCAACATTTGAAACATGGCAGCAGCTGCGAGAATGTAAATCTCAATGTTTATGGGCTAATGGTGTTTGGATCTCTCAAGCTACTCCAAAGTATGCGTTTATGATGTGGCTGGCTGTCCGTAATAGAATGTCAACACTGGACAGAGTAGCTTTATGGTGCCAAGGGCTTGACACTACATGTGTTCTCTGTAAAAGTGCTGCAGAATCAAGAGATCACCTATTCTTTGAGTGTTCCTTTTCAACTCAGGTCTGGGAATACATAGCTAAAGGTGTCTTACGAAGCTCCTATACTAATGTCTGGTCAGAAATTTTGACTTTAGCTGTGGATGAGAGAAGGGAGAAGATGAGTAAGTTCTGTTTGAGATATGCCCTTCATGCTACATTGTATGCAGTGTGGGGAGAGAGAAACAAGATAAAGCATGGGGACAAACCGTTGCCACTGCTAGCGCTCAATCGAATGGTAGAGAAAGGAATTCGAAACAAGATAAGCGTGATGAGGGGAAAGAGAATCAAAGGAATGGATAAGCTAATGCAGTTTTGGTTCCAAACTAGAATGTAA
- the LOC103837734 gene encoding protein ENHANCED PSEUDOMONAS SUSCEPTIBILITY 1-like codes for MEDLVVKSTSIVRPRNIANQSISDRVKKINLTPWDLLRLSFCYPQRGLFFHKPDDLDIDTILSKLKTSLSIALHHFYPLAGRLVKEVNEVDNTVCYFISCCDDGSGSGGVKFIHAAAKTIPVSDLVKSGFVDGLLGSFFFPATGIKNYQGVSNPLLMVQVTELKDGIFISYGYNHTVADGKSIWKFINAWSEICSKGSGSVPMDLCLKGWFLDRIKYPIRVQDPETEQASKDASTTSNMLQEIVFRLTKENVLKLKAKANDEAVSNEDGEISSFQAVLGHIWRSRVKHGGMSREEDTHCRVPIDMRQRLNPKLKEGCFGNLVHTGVVTVKVGEMLDHGLGWLAQKINKVVRSQTNENVKAFGENWVKNVEIPVSVSATLLVTSCPWFNVYGNDFGWGKPIGLRSGPPLSNGKLVVIQGVEEGGLEFQACFPCQVVVKLLCDAEFLEYVDIAS; via the coding sequence ATGGAAGATTTGGTGGTGAAGTCAACGAGCATTGTGCGTCCCAGAAACATTGCTAACCAATCAATATCAGATCGTGTGAAGAAGATCAATCTGACTCCATGGGATCTCTTGCGTCTTAGTTTTTGTTATCCTCAAAGAGGTCTCTTCTTTCACAAACCTGACGATTTAGATATTGATACAATCCTCTCAAAGCTAAAAACATCACTTTCTATTGCTCTCCATCACTTTTACCCTTTGGCTGGTCGTCTTGTCAAAGAAGTCAACGAAGTGGATAACACTGTCTGTTATTTCATCAGCTGCTGCGATGATGGTTCCGGTTCGGGTGGTGTAAAGTTCATTCACGCTGCTGCTAAAACAATACCGGTCAGTGATCTGGTAAAGTCCGGTTTTGTCGATGGATTGCTTGGTTCTTTCTTTTTTCCTGCGACAGGAATCAAGAACTATCAAGGTGTGTCAAACCCTTTACTTATGGTGCAAGTAACTGAATTAAAAGATGGGATTTTCATCAGCTATGGCTATAATCATACCGTTGCTGATGGAAAATCGATCTGGAAATTCATCAATGCATGGTCAGAGATTTGCTCCAAGGGTTCTGGATCTGTCCCCATGGATCTTTGTCTCAAAGGTTGGTTTCTTGATCGGATCAAATATCCAATCCGAGTTCAAGATCCTGAAACAGAACAGGCTAGTAAGGATGCTTCAACAACATCAAACATGTTACAAGAGATTGTGTTTCGTCTTACAAAGGAGAATGTGTTAAAACTGAAAGCTAAAGCTAACGATGAAGCTGTGTCCAATGAAGACGGAGAGATCTCTTCGTTTCAGGCGGTTTTAGGACATATATGGCGTTCAAGGGTCAAACACGGTGGCATGAGCCGAGAAGAAGACACACATTGTAGAGTACCAATAGACATGAGACAAAGGCTAAACCCAAAGCTAAAAGAAGGCTGTTTCGGGAACTTGGTTCATACCGGAGTAGTAACCGTTAAAGTTGGGGAGATGCTGGACCATGGGTTAGGCTGGTTGGCTCAGAAGATAAACAAAGTGGTTAGGTCACAAACCAATGAAAATGTTAAAGCATTTGGAGAGAATTGGGTCAAGAATGTTGAGATTCCGGTTTCGGTTAGCGCCACTCTGCTTGTTACTAGTTGTCCCTGGTTCAATGTGTATGGAAACGATTTTGGGTGGGGTAAACCGATCGGGTTACGTTCTGGACCGCCACTTAGCAATGGGAAACTAGTGGTTATCCAAGGGGTGGAAGAAGGAGGTCTTGAATTTCAAGCTTGTTTTCCTTGTCAAGTAGTTGTAAAACTATTGTGTGATGCTGAGTTTCTGGAGTACGTGGACATTGCTTCATGA
- the LOC103837733 gene encoding protein RALF-like 34, with protein sequence MATAQSLTLLITLSLLFISLQRSESLPENPSMILLGDGFDWPISHGDALDIDGGESFEDAEEEDVADRRSLYWKRRRYYISYGALSANRVPCPPRSGRSYYTHNCFRARGQVHPYSRGCSSITRCRR encoded by the coding sequence ATGGCAACAGCCCAATCTCTTACTCTCCTCATCactctctcccttctcttcATTTCACTCCAGAGATCTGAATCTCTCCCCGAGAATCCATCCATGATTCTTCTAGGCGACGGATTCGACTGGCCGATCTCTCACGGCGACGCATTAGACATCGACGGAGGAGAAAGCTTTGAAGATGCGGAGGAGGAAGATGTCGCGGATCGACGGTCATTGTACTGGAAGAGGAGGAGATACTACATCTCTTACGGCGCATTGTCGGCGAACAGAGTCCCGTGTCCTCCCAGATCTGGAAGATCGTACTACACTCACAACTGCTTCAGAGCTAGAGGTCAGGTGCATCCTTACAGTCGAGGCTGCTCCTCCATCACTCGATGCCGGAGATAG
- the LOC103837732 gene encoding uncharacterized protein LOC103837732 isoform X2, translating into MDSDIMNMMMQHMENLPEFCNTNPSLIDHNNNTYPFLFNSNHNHSDSMTHEPGFRYGSGLHASPAYSAILHDKRHNISNTDNMAAMREMIFRIAMMQPIHIDPEAVKPPKRRNVRISKDPQSVAARHRRERISERIRILQRLVPGGTKMDTASMLDEAIHYVKFLKKQVQSLEEQAVVNGGGVVMKGCGSMGTTHQMVGKAHILR; encoded by the coding sequence ATGGATTCTGACATAATGAACATGATGATGCAGCACATGGAGAATCTTCCTGAGTTCTGTAACACTAATCCCTCTCTCATCGACCACAACAACAACACCTACCCTTTTCTGTTCAACTCAAACCATAACCACTCTGACTCAATGACCCACGAACCCGGTTTCCGGTATGGTTCTGGTTTACACGCTAGCCCAGCTTACTCTGCCATTTTACACGACAAAAGACACAATATTAGCAACACCGATAACATGGCAGCGATGCGAGAGATGATCTTTCGAATAGCCATGATGCAACCGATACATATAGATCCTGAGGCGGTAAAGCCACCTAAGAGGAGGAACGTTAGGATCTCTAAAGATCCACAGAGTGTTGCTGCTCGGCACCGAAGGGAGAGGATAAGCGAGAGGATTCGGATTTTGCAACGGCTTGTTCCTGGTGGAACCAAGATGGATACAGCTTCTATGCTCGACGAGGCTATTCATTATGTGAAGTTTCTAAAGAAACAAGTGCAGTCGCTGGAGGAGCAAGCGGTGGTTAACGGCGGAGGAGTGGTTATGAAAGGGTGTGGATCAATGGGGACTACTCATCAGATGGTAGGCAAAGCACATATTcttagatga
- the LOC117128227 gene encoding uncharacterized protein LOC117128227 → MGTEDCLSSYSHQSKTSSKMDSSASVNPKNNGKDKVSDHEETQDELLTPDNRGKRKAFANSSGAASQPTKEPKILTPRSRVWEHYTRTQENRDRCFCHHCKKRFTCPSKSGTSNLGKHLTTCKQYLAWEAARKKNQSEITDDGAVRDTKVSEAQFREATNEMLVIGEMPLSFVESVAWKHFCNKVIGFKPHSRRTATRDIVELYVRRKAALKAWFKANKQRVSLTTDIWVAQTIGTVTGLLIFSICELLLLY, encoded by the exons ATGGGCACTGAAGATTGCTTGAGTTCATACTCTCATCAATCGAAAACCTCCTCAAAG ATGGATTCTTCAGCATCAGTTAATCCAAAGAACAATGGGAAAGACAAGGTCTCTGATCATGAAGAAACACAAGACGAGCTTCTCACTCCTGACAACAGAGGAAAGAGGAAGGCTTTTGCGAATTCAAGTGGAGCTGCTTCTCAACCAACAAAGGAACCTAAGATTTTGACCCCAAGGTCTCGTGTCTGGGAGCACTACACTCGGACTCAAGAAAATCGAGACAGATGCTTCTGTCACCACTGCAAAAAGAGATTTACTTGTCCATCAAAGTCTGGTACTTCGAACCTGGGAAAGCATCTGACAACTTGCAAGCAGTATCTGGCATGGGAAGCGGCACGAAAGAAGAATCAGTCAGAAATTACCGATGATGGAGCAGTGAGGGATACAAAAGTTTCTGAAGCTCAATTCAGAGAGGCAACAAATGAGATGCTCGTGATAGGGGAAATGCCACTTTCATTTGTTGAAAGTGTGGCTTGGAAGCACTTCTGCAACAAAGTGATCGGTTTCAAGCCACACTCTAGGAGGACCGCAACAAGGGACATTGTTGAACTGTATGTCAGAAGGAAAGCGGCTTTGAAAGCTTGGTTCAAGGCTAATAAGCAACGAGTCTCTCTTACAACTGACATATGGGTTGCTCAAACAATAGGTACTGTTACtggtttattaattttttcaatATGTGAGCTTCTTCTACTTTACTAA